A segment of the Chloroflexota bacterium genome:
ATCACACCGATGCTCAACAGCGCGAGCAGTGAGTACATCCTCGCTTCGCGGCTATACCAGACAATGAACGGCGATACCGCCAGAAACAAGGCGGCTAACAGCCCGGCACGACCATTGATCCACTCCCGGCCCAGCCTTGCTACAGCCGCCACGCTTGCCACACCAAAGAAGACAGCGGGCAGGCGGAGCGCAAACTCCGAGTCGCCCAATCCGGCCAGGAGTTTCTCTGCCGCAAAGAACAGCGGCGGATGCACGGCATCCTCCCACAGCCGGTCAACCATCTCCGGCCAACTCTGGCGGATGGTGAAGGCGGTGCTACCCTCATCATTCCATAAGCTGGCCGCGCCCAGGTCGCGCGCCCGCAGGCCAAAGGCTAGCAAGGTTATAACGATGGTAAGGAACAGCGAACTTTGTTTGGTCACTATTTCGAATTACGGCTACGCGATTGATATTCCACGTGGCCGGACGTCACCTGTTCCCAGTCTACGATGCCGGAGATGCCTTC
Coding sequences within it:
- a CDS encoding M55 family metallopeptidase; amino-acid sequence: MKLLISADMEGISGIVDWEQVTSGHVEYQSRSRNSK